From the genome of Bos taurus isolate L1 Dominette 01449 registration number 42190680 breed Hereford chromosome 2, ARS-UCD2.0, whole genome shotgun sequence, one region includes:
- the LOC615626 gene encoding prothymosin, alpha, producing the protein MSDAAVDNSSEITTKDLKEKKEVVEEAENGREAPANGNANEENGEQEADNEVDEEEEEGGEEEEEEEGDGEEEDGDEDEEAEAATGKRAAEDDEDNDVDTKKQKTDKDD; encoded by the coding sequence ATGTCAGACGCGGCCGTGGACAACAGCTCCGAGATCACCACCAAGGACTTAAAGGAGAAGAAGGAAGTTGTGGAGGAGGCGGAGAATGGGAGAGAGGCACCTGCAAATGGGAATGCTAATGAGGAAAATGGGGAGCAGGAAGCAGACAACGAGGTAGacgaagaagaggaggaaggtggggaggaagaggaggaggaggaaggtgacGGTGAGGAAGAGGACGGAGATGAAGATGAGGAGGCCGAGGCAGCTACGGGCAAACGGGCAGCTGAAGATGACGAGGATAACGATGTGGATACCAAGAAGCAGAAGACTGATAAAGATGACTAG